The Mesorhizobium sp. INR15 region CATCTTCGCCAGCTTCTCCAGAGCAATCGAGCCCAATTTGGAATTGCCGTTTGCGTTGAGGCCTGGCGACCAGACCGCGAGCGAGGCGACGCCCGGCACGATGCCCAATATGCCGCCGCCGACGCCGCTCTTGCCTGGAATGCCGACGCGGAACGCAAAGTCGCCCGAGCCGTCGTAGTGGCCGCAGGTCAGCATCATGGCGCCGATGCGGCGGGCCCGTTCGGCCGACACCACCGAATGCCCCGTCGCCGGGTTCTTGCCGCCATTGGCGAGGAACCTGCCGGCCATCGCCAGTTGCCGGCAGCTCATGGCAATGGCGCAATGATGGAAATAGACGCCCAGCGCGAGCTCCGGCGGATGATGGAGATTGCCGAAGGACTTCATGTAGTTGGCAAGGGCGAAATTGCGATAGCCGGTGGCGCGCTCGGAAGCCGCGACCTCGCGGTCGATGATGATCGTCTCGTCGTCAGCGAGGAACTGGATGAAACGAAGGAT contains the following coding sequences:
- a CDS encoding glutaminase, with amino-acid sequence MPELEQALAEVAAEMAERTDRGDVATYIPQLGKVDPKKFGLAAVTNDGRVLMAGDADQAFSIQSISKVFTLTLALGNVGDALWKRVGREPSGNPFNSIVQLEHENGIPRNPFINAGAIVISDILLAGHQPREAIGEILRFIQFLADDETIIIDREVAASERATGYRNFALANYMKSFGNLHHPPELALGVYFHHCAIAMSCRQLAMAGRFLANGGKNPATGHSVVSAERARRIGAMMLTCGHYDGSGDFAFRVGIPGKSGVGGGILGIVPGVASLAVWSPGLNANGNSKLGSIALEKLAKMMNWSIFAP